From one Tetragenococcus osmophilus genomic stretch:
- the cas5e gene encoding type I-E CRISPR-associated protein Cas5/CasD has product MKTLLLKFSGPLQSWGTSSHFETRETDRYPSKSAVIGMVAASLGYRRHEDKKIQELNDLDFGVRIDQAGESLRDYHIARKYKNNGDIERTYVTDRYYLEDAIFIVAIGHEDEQFVEKIEQGLKEPYFQPFMGRRSLPLSADFFIESSKKDVVESLQQLPWQAAKWYKKTSTNQLTAYVDSDLVLGEPTQMRQDRAKSFSQKNRSFGFRGEAQIKIEIQDKKLDKKGFLNEHDAFDALGG; this is encoded by the coding sequence ATGAAAACACTATTATTGAAATTTTCCGGTCCATTGCAGTCGTGGGGCACATCTTCTCATTTTGAGACGAGAGAGACAGATCGTTACCCTTCAAAAAGTGCTGTTATAGGAATGGTTGCTGCAAGTTTAGGTTATCGACGTCATGAGGATAAAAAAATTCAAGAGTTAAATGATTTAGATTTTGGTGTACGTATTGATCAAGCTGGCGAAAGCTTACGAGATTACCATATTGCAAGAAAGTATAAGAATAATGGGGATATAGAAAGAACCTACGTTACTGATCGTTATTATTTAGAAGATGCTATTTTTATTGTAGCTATTGGACATGAAGATGAACAATTTGTTGAAAAAATTGAGCAAGGTTTAAAAGAACCATATTTTCAACCATTTATGGGACGAAGATCTTTACCGTTATCTGCAGATTTTTTTATTGAAAGTAGTAAAAAAGATGTCGTAGAAAGTTTGCAGCAACTTCCTTGGCAAGCAGCTAAGTGGTACAAAAAGACAAGTACAAATCAGTTAACTGCATACGTTGATTCGGATTTAGTGTTGGGGGAACCGACACAAATGCGACAAGATAGAGCAAAATCTTTCTCACAAAAAAATCGTTCGTTTGGATTTCGCGGTGAAGCACAAATTAAAATCGAGATACAAGATAAAAAGTTGGACAAGAAAGGCTTTTTAAATGAGCATGATGCTTTTGACGCTTTAGGAGGTTAA
- the cas6e gene encoding type I-E CRISPR-associated protein Cas6/Cse3/CasE: protein MYLSQVEVDTNNRYKIQDLTHLGAYHNWVEQSFPEEFTEKERSRKLWRIDQLKGKQYLLVVSPEKPDLNLLETYGVKGSARTKEYDSFLSSLNVGTKARFKVDLNPVISKKQEGQTRGRVLPYLSEKDQLNFLFNRAEKNGFLLNSEDFFITERSFEVLKKNHQKDIRLSKVTYEGILEILDINTFRKTLTEGFGKKKAYGFGMMTVIPGV, encoded by the coding sequence ATGTATTTATCACAAGTAGAAGTTGACACCAACAATAGATATAAAATTCAAGACTTAACTCATTTGGGAGCTTACCATAATTGGGTTGAACAAAGTTTTCCGGAGGAGTTCACTGAAAAAGAACGTTCTAGAAAACTTTGGCGGATAGATCAATTAAAAGGCAAACAATATTTATTAGTAGTTAGTCCTGAAAAGCCTGACTTGAATCTCCTTGAAACTTACGGAGTGAAGGGAAGTGCTCGTACTAAAGAATATGATAGTTTCTTAAGCTCACTAAACGTTGGTACGAAGGCTCGCTTCAAAGTTGATTTAAATCCAGTTATTTCTAAAAAGCAAGAGGGGCAAACAAGAGGACGAGTATTACCATATTTGTCAGAAAAAGATCAACTGAATTTTTTATTCAATCGAGCTGAAAAGAATGGTTTTTTATTAAATTCTGAAGATTTTTTTATTACAGAACGTAGTTTTGAAGTTTTAAAGAAAAATCATCAAAAGGATATTCGTTTGAGTAAAGTGACTTATGAAGGAATATTAGAAATTCTTGATATCAATACTTTTAGAAAAACGTTGACAGAAGGATTTGGTAAGAAAAAAGCATATGGGTTTGGTATGATGACAGTTATTCCAGGAGTGTAG
- the cas2e gene encoding type I-E CRISPR-associated endoribonuclease Cas2e has product MPFTVITLKKVPNSLRGDLTKWMQEIATGVYVGNFNTKVRGQLWERVVQSVGTGEATMSYVYRNEIGYQFETINTQRQVIDYDGVPLVILPKVNDEVSETNYIKGYSNAAKFQKAKKYSKKYSPTNEPNYKYVVIDIETDGLDYNDNQIIEIGAVKLDGGKLTNFHQLIKYDKELPTDIIKLTGITQDLLDENGQPLKDSLMEFVDFIEDFPIVGYGLDFDLRFLNKYLKDHDLIKLSNKPHDLIRYIKREKMLLSDYKLKTALVSYGFDDYVPHRALEDAKIIYQLSTKVNKFLKMVN; this is encoded by the coding sequence ATGCCGTTTACTGTGATTACTTTAAAAAAAGTACCTAATTCGCTTCGAGGAGATTTAACTAAATGGATGCAAGAAATAGCTACTGGCGTTTATGTCGGTAATTTTAATACTAAGGTACGAGGACAATTATGGGAAAGAGTAGTTCAAAGCGTCGGAACTGGAGAAGCTACCATGAGTTACGTTTATCGTAATGAAATAGGTTACCAGTTTGAAACAATAAATACACAACGACAAGTAATCGATTACGATGGAGTTCCACTGGTAATATTGCCAAAGGTGAACGATGAAGTTAGTGAAACTAATTATATAAAAGGTTATAGTAATGCAGCAAAATTTCAAAAAGCTAAGAAATATTCTAAAAAGTATTCACCTACGAACGAGCCAAATTATAAATATGTCGTAATTGACATTGAAACAGATGGACTAGATTATAACGATAATCAAATTATTGAAATCGGAGCAGTTAAGCTGGATGGAGGAAAACTAACAAATTTTCATCAATTAATTAAATACGATAAGGAATTACCAACAGATATTATTAAGTTAACTGGTATCACTCAAGATTTATTAGATGAAAATGGTCAACCTTTAAAGGATTCATTAATGGAGTTTGTAGACTTTATAGAAGATTTTCCTATAGTTGGTTACGGACTTGACTTTGATCTTCGCTTTTTGAATAAATATTTAAAGGATCATGACTTAATAAAGTTATCAAATAAGCCTCATGATTTAATTCGGTATATTAAACGAGAAAAAATGCTTCTCAGTGATTATAAATTAAAAACAGCTTTAGTAAGTTATGGATTTGATGATTATGTACCTCACCGAGCTCTGGAAGATGCGAAAATAATATATCAATTATCGACAAAAGTGAATAAATTTTTGAAAATGGTGAATTAA
- the cas1e gene encoding type I-E CRISPR-associated endonuclease Cas1e — translation MKKHSGAKKTELNELPRIGDRVTFIYIEHAKINRQDSAITVLDSKGIVRIPASMVGVLLLGPGTDVSHRAIELIGDTGTSMVWVGERGVRHYAHGRALAHSSRLLERQANLVSNTRSRLSVARKMYQMRFPNEDVSNLTMQQLRGREGARVREVYRKQSKLHNVEWTKREYNPDDFEAGTPVNQALSAGHVSLYGLVYSIIVALGMSPGLGFVHTGHDLSFVYDIADLYKADLTIPIAFEIAGESLPDEDIGRKTRLRVRDAFVDGKIMKTIVKDLQYLMDVEAEEEMFIDVINLWDDKEELVKHGVNYEEVPQ, via the coding sequence ATGAAAAAACATAGTGGAGCTAAAAAAACTGAGTTGAATGAATTACCAAGAATTGGCGATCGAGTTACCTTCATTTATATTGAACATGCTAAAATTAATCGACAAGATAGCGCAATAACGGTTTTAGATAGTAAAGGTATTGTTCGCATTCCAGCTTCAATGGTTGGCGTTTTGCTATTGGGGCCAGGAACTGATGTAAGTCATCGAGCAATTGAACTAATCGGAGATACGGGAACAAGTATGGTTTGGGTAGGAGAGCGAGGCGTTAGACATTATGCTCACGGTCGCGCTCTTGCACATTCCAGCCGTTTGTTGGAAAGACAAGCTAATCTTGTATCAAATACACGGTCAAGGTTATCGGTAGCTCGAAAAATGTATCAAATGCGTTTTCCTAATGAGGACGTATCCAATTTGACTATGCAACAATTAAGAGGAAGAGAAGGAGCGAGAGTACGGGAAGTCTATCGAAAGCAATCTAAACTCCATAATGTGGAATGGACAAAAAGAGAGTACAATCCTGATGACTTTGAAGCTGGGACTCCTGTTAATCAAGCTTTATCAGCGGGGCATGTTTCATTGTACGGTCTTGTATACAGTATTATAGTAGCTTTAGGAATGTCGCCTGGTCTAGGATTTGTACATACTGGACATGATTTATCCTTTGTTTATGATATAGCAGACCTTTATAAGGCTGATTTAACTATACCAATTGCTTTTGAAATAGCTGGTGAAAGTCTTCCAGATGAAGATATTGGACGCAAAACTCGGCTGAGAGTGCGTGATGCTTTTGTAGACGGGAAAATCATGAAAACTATCGTTAAAGACTTACAGTATCTTATGGATGTAGAAGCAGAGGAAGAAATGTTTATCGATGTTATTAATCTATGGGACGATAAAGAGGAATTGGTTAAACATGGAGTGAATTACGAAGAGGTGCCACAATAA